The Candidatus Deferrimicrobium sp. genome includes the window TGGAAATGAACAATTCCCCGGCGCAGGTGGTAACGACCCTGAAAAGCATGCCCGAATATGTGAAGCTCTTCAGCGAGGCTTTCCCCGGAGAGAAGGACCCGGTGAGCTTTCAAAACATGGCCAAAGCGATCGAGCTTTTCGAGGCGACGCTCCTCACTCCCGATGCCGCCTTTGACCGCTATCTCATGGGAGAGGAAAATGCTCTCACTGCCCTGCAGAAGGAGGGCCTGGCGCTGTTCATGGACAAGGGGTGCTCCAGTTGTCACAACGGGGTGAACATCGGTGGCCTCGGCTATTTTCCTTTCGGCGTGATGGAAGCTCCCTCTGCCGACGTCCGTCCTCTGGAGGACAAAGGGCGCTTCAAGGTAACCAACACCTCCAGCGATCAGTATGTGTTCAAGGCACCGACGCTGCGCAACCTTGACCTGACTCCCCCTTATTTCCATTCCGGCAAGGTTTGGTCGCTGAAGGAGGCAGTGTCGATCATGGGCTCCGTGCAGTTAGGCATCAAATTGAGCGATGAACAGGTCCACAAGATTACGGCATTTCTCCACTCGCTGACCGGCAAGCAGCCGATGGTGATTTACCCGATCCTGCCGCCGAATAGCGGGAGTACACCCAGACCGATGCTGAAATAGGCAGGGGAAAGGATTTTCCTGTCTGAAAAGCAACATTCGTCTTTCTTTCCGGGCGGAACCCACCCACGGAGGTACCTCATGCCGTACCC containing:
- a CDS encoding cytochrome-c peroxidase encodes the protein MPRKLLVAGAVLMLAGGMAWAKDDLAGKANRLFKPIPANAPVLKDNPASPARLTLGKMLYFEPRLSASNLISCNTCHNVGMGGVDLQETSVGHGWQKGPRNAPTVLNSVFNVAQFWDGRAKDLAEQAKGPVQASVEMNNSPAQVVTTLKSMPEYVKLFSEAFPGEKDPVSFQNMAKAIELFEATLLTPDAAFDRYLMGEENALTALQKEGLALFMDKGCSSCHNGVNIGGLGYFPFGVMEAPSADVRPLEDKGRFKVTNTSSDQYVFKAPTLRNLDLTPPYFHSGKVWSLKEAVSIMGSVQLGIKLSDEQVHKITAFLHSLTGKQPMVIYPILPPNSGSTPRPMLK